The Zhihengliuella sp. ISTPL4 genomic interval ATTTCCGGGTCCTCGCTCATCCGCGCGTGATGGCCGAACTCGCCGCCCTCGCCGAATGACGGGACGAGCGGTTCGCGATTCTGGTGCCGGCGGTGGGACTCGAACCCACACGCCCTTTCGGACAAAGCATTTTGAGTGCTCCGCGTCTGCCATTCCGCCACGCCGGCCCGTGTCTCGCGACTACGACTGTAGCGCAGACGACGCCGGGTTCCTCGCGCCGCCGCGGTCTTCAGCCGGCGGCCGGGACCTCTCCGTTAGGATGGAAGGGTGACCGAGCAAGAACAGGCTGAGCAGCCCACGGCATCCGCACCCCGACGCGTCGTCGTCGCTGAGGACGAATCGCTGATCCGTCTCGACATCGTCGAGATCCTTCGCGACAACGGCTTCGATGTCGTCGGCGAAGCCGGCGACGGTGAGACGGCGGTGGCCCTCGCGACCGAGCTGCGTCCCGACCTCGTCATCATGGACGTGAAGATGCCCCAGCTCGACGGCATCAGCGCCGCCGAGAAGCTGCACAAGGGAAACATCGCCCCCGTCGTGCTGCTGACCGCGTTCAGCCAGAAGGAGCTCGTGGAGCGGGCCAGCGAGGCCGGCGCCCTGGCGTACGTCGTGAAGCCGTTCACCCCGAACGACCTCCTGCCCGCGATCGAGATCGCGCTGGCCCGTCACGAGCAGATCATCACGCTCGAGGCCGAGGTCGCCGACATGGTCGAGCGCTTCGAGACCCGCAAGCTCGTCGACCGCGCCAAGGGCCTGCTGAACGAGAAGATGGGGCTGAGCGAGCCCGAGGCGTTCCGCTGGATCCAGAAGGCGTCGATGGACCGTCGCCTGACGATGCAGGATGTCGCCAAGGCGATCATCGAGCAGCTCGCTCCCAAGAAGTAAGGCGCCTCCGGTGCTCCGGCTCGACGCAGAGCACGTCCTGCGGCCGGTCCGCGCCGGTGACGGTGCCGCGCTCGCACGGGCGTATCTCGCGAACAGGGAGCATCTCGCTCCCTGGGAGCCGACGCGCGCCGAGGCGTTCTTCACCGAGGAGTGGCAGGAGCAGAACGCGCAGCAGTGCGTCGCCGAGGCCGCGCTCGGCCGCAGTTCGCGGT includes:
- a CDS encoding ANTAR domain-containing response regulator, translated to MTEQEQAEQPTASAPRRVVVAEDESLIRLDIVEILRDNGFDVVGEAGDGETAVALATELRPDLVIMDVKMPQLDGISAAEKLHKGNIAPVVLLTAFSQKELVERASEAGALAYVVKPFTPNDLLPAIEIALARHEQIITLEAEVADMVERFETRKLVDRAKGLLNEKMGLSEPEAFRWIQKASMDRRLTMQDVAKAIIEQLAPKK